ACTGTTTTAAGCTCTTTATCAAGAAATACGCTGATTTCAATGCCTTCCTTGTAAAGCTTTAAAGATTCGTCTATGGAAATATCATTATCCAATAAATCGGCTATTTCTTCAAGCCTTGAAAAAGCGTCTTCAAAATTAAGTTTTTTTCTGGCCATTATAATCACCCTTTAAAATAAAGTAAATTCCACCCAAGGAAGTAATAAAAATCTATTTTCATAAACGGCTTAAATAGATAAACCCTATATTTAAACCATTCAAACATATGATTTTTTTACTGTTTCATTTTTAAATTCACTATAATTCAGTGTTTGAAAAAAACTTTTGTTTTTATCTTTCTTCATTTTTCAAACACGACTCAATGAATGCCTTTGCATACCCGTCTGAAAACATAAGCTTTATGGTATCCCCCGGATTAAGCCTTTCTACGGAATTTACAGGAATATCATTCTTAAAGGCTATGGCATATCCTCTGCTCATAAGTCGCAGGGGGGACAGCTTTTCCATAAGGGAAGCATAATGGGATAATTTTTCTTCCGAATTTTTTATATTTGAGAGCATTTTTTGTGACATTCGTCTGTTATAGCCTTTTAATCTGTCATAATCTTTATTATTTTTATTAATCAATCTATAGTAATAGTCCTTAAAATTAAGGGCTTTTATTTCCTGTTCAATATGGCTTATTTTTCTTATTATAGCCCTGTCCATTTTTTTATATAAATAATTAAGGGTATTGATATAACTCATTCTGTCTGGAAAGCTCATGCTTATGGCGGCAGAAGGCGTAGGTGCGCGCAGATCCGAAACAAAATCCGAAATTGTATAATCCGTTTCATGGCCTACGGCTGAAATAACAGGTATTTTTGAATTAAATATGGCCCTTGCGACAATTTCTTCATTAAATGCCCATAAATCTTCTATAGAACCTCCGCCCCGGCCTATAATTATAATATCCGCCTTTTTCCATCTGTTTGCAATATCCAATGCATTTACTAAGCTATAGGGGGCTTCTGCTCCCTGAACAAGTGAAGGAATTATGACAAGCTCTATACCGGGATTTATACTTCTTCCCATTCGAATCATATCTCTTACGGCGGCAGATGTAGGCGAGGTTATTAATGCTACGGTTTTAGGCGCAGGAGGAATGGGCTTTTTATATTTTTCGTCAAATAAGCCTTCGCTGTAAAGCTTATTTTTTAAAGCTTCAAATCTGATATGAAGCTCTCCCTTTCCGTAATCTTGAATAATCTCTGCGTAAAGCTGATAAGCGCCTGTTTTTTCATAGAGAGAAATTCTTCCGAAAACCATTACTTTCAAGCCGTTTCTCATTTCAAAATTTATCCTTGAAGCACTGGATTTAAACATGACGCAGTTAATAGAGGCATTTTCATCTTTCAGGCTGAAATATAAATGACCTGATGAATGCCTCTTAAAATTCGATATTTCACCTTCTATAAAAAGTTCGGATAAAATAACGTCTTCTTCAAGAATAGATTTTATATAGGAATTAATCTGAGATACGCTGAAAAAACTCTTTTCCAATTTTAAACTTCTCCCACGCTTTTTACTACACTTCCCAATACCCCGTTTATAAAGGACGGTGCCTCTTCCGACGAATATATTTTAGCAAGCTCCACCGCCTCATTGACGGATACGGAATAGGGAATATCCTCGGCAAAAAGGATCTCGTATATGGCAAGGCGCAGTATCGCTATGTCGACAGTATTAAGCCTGTCCATTTTCCAGCCCTTAAGGTTTTCGGTTATATATATATCAATTTTATTTATATTCTGAATAACACCGCTGATTTCCTGATAAATAAACGCTCTATCCCCGTCTGTAAGCTCGTGGTCCTTGCCATATTCGTTTAAAATCTTATCAGGCTCTATATCGGTATAAAATTCAAGCTGGTATACCAGACTGAATGCGTGCTTTCTGGCGGTTCTTCTGCTCATAAAAATCCCTTTCTTCGTAGCGTATGCTTTTAAATTAGAAACCGGCTAGGCAGTGTCTGAAAACCTAGAAACCGGCAAGAATAATAAATAAACTAAAGTTTATTTATCATTTTACAGCAGAAATACATTTTTCAGCTTGTAAGCTGAAAAAGTATTGTTTGTAAGGAAGTGTGAATTCGAGGAGAAAACCCCAAAGATAGCGGGCATTTACATTTTTGCTTTATGCAAAAATGTTGAGCGTACAGGTTTACTCAAAGTAAACCTGTACGGCATATCTTGAGGATTTACGACAATGAAGTCGCACTTTTATGGCAAAACATCCTAGAGTTTGGAGTTTTCAGACACGCCCTAATGTTTGGATTTTAAAATTAAATTTAACAAACCCTTAAAGGTAGCTTTAAGGGTTTATCATAACAATCTACTCTGTAACTTTCGTATCCTTCTTGCTTACAATCTTATCCTTCTCTGCAACCAAGCCTGTAACGCTTATATTGATTTCCGGAACCTCAAGGCCCGTCATAGTCTCTATTGCATTCTTAACCCTTTCCTGAACCTGAGTGCATACCTCATGTATTTTATATCCGGCTCTTATATAAAGATTAAGTTCGAATTTTACTTCGTTGCCTTCAACCTCTACTTTAACCCCTTTGGATAAATTCTTTTTTCCAAGGAGCTCCGCAATATCCGTGATATTGCCTGCCATTGCGGCAACACCTGCAACTTCCATAGCCGCCGTACCTGCTATTGTCGCTAAAACATCGTCTGCTATCTGAATTTGCCCTATGCAGTCGTTATGTTCTTCCGTTCTTATCTCAGCCATAAAAACCTCCCTATATCATAATCATCGTTTTTATTCATAGTATGTGCCAAATAAATAATAGTATATGCTTTTTTGTAATGTTTAAGAAAAATACTTGCTTTATATATACGGGTTTAATGTTTGGATGTATTCGTAAACCAAAGCAATTTATAGATGCTTATACCCAATTGTATCATAAATCTAATTTTTACTCATGCATTTTACTGCGTAAAATGCATCGGAGGGTGCTGCAAAATTTATTTTGCAACACCCCTATTATACCATATCTGGCTTATTTTGCAATCTTTTTGGCTTTATGCTGCATCTTTTTATATCCTTTGAAAAATCAAAAAGGCCTTCCGGCCTTTTTAATTTTTATAAACTATTTACTTTAGAAGGTTTCTACATAAAGCTCAAAATGTGCCTTCGGATGGATACATGCAGGACAAATTTCAGGAGCTGCGTCGCCTTCATGAATATATCCGCAGTTTCCGCATTTCCAGAAAACCTTTCCGTCTTTTTTAAATACGGTGCCGTTTTCAATATTGGCGAGAAGCTTTAAAAATCTCTTTTCATGATTTGTCTCTGCATCGGCAATCTTTGAAAAAGCAACTGCAACTTCGTTAAAGCCTTCTTCTTTCGCTACTTTTGCAAATTCGGGATAAAGATGTGACCACTCGTCGTTCTCCCCATCAGCGGCCGCCTTTAAGTTTGCAGCAGTATCTCCAAATTCTACCGGATAATCGGCATTTATTGTTATGTTAGCTGGAAGCTCATCTTTAAAGCCTTCTACAAGAAGCTTGTAAAATCTCTTTGCATGCTCCTTTTCATTGTCAGCAGTTTCGATAAATATGTTTCTGATCTGCTTGTAACCCTCTTTATCGGCAACGGAAGCGAAGAATGTATAACGGTTCCTTGCCTGGGATTCTCCTGCAAATGCCTTAAGTAAATTTTCTGCTGTTTTTGTTCCTTTTAAACTCTTCATCTTATCTACCCCCTTGATTAGAATTGTATCTTCGAGCATTGTCGTGTGCAGTAAACAAATTTAAAAATAAGCAAATTAACCCTATAGGGTTTTGTTCTTCTAAATTTGTCTACCTAAATGCCCGGATGCATTTTAAAGCAAAACAAGATATATGCTTTTGTTACTGTAAAACTAATTTGTTTTACTATATATGCATCGGCAAAGGCTTTTAAAAGCCCTTGCTATTTCATAAGCGTAGGCTCTGCTCATACATTTCACGAAGTGAAATGTATTCGTGGATAAAGCTAAGCAAAGCTTAGTTTTATCCATATTATAGCATAATTTAGGCTTTTTATCATGCATTTCTTTTATAAAAACATGAATATAAAACCCATCTTTCCATAAATAAAATCAAGTTATAACTTGATTTTAATACAGTATACCATATACAGAATCTATGGTCAACAAACCTGGAGTTAACGCCATTGTGTTATCAATCGTATCAAGCCTTTTTAAGATTAGAAAAATGGGCCATGAATTTTTTAACTCCAACCCCCGGAAACTCTATAGAGACCTCATAATCGGCTCCGGCAGGGCGTATATCCTTTACAGTGCCTACCCCGTATTTCATCTGTTTCACTTTATCACCTATTTCAAAATCAAGAGTAATATTTTTAGGGGCAGGAATGGGGTTCTCTCTGTAATTTTTACCGCCGAAGCTGGATTTCATATTTTCTTTTGCGTTAATGGGAGCTGTTTTTCCAATGTTACCTGATGCTTCAAATTTAGATTTACTCTCCTGCATGTTTCTATCTATGATATTAATAGGGATTTCCTTTAAAAATCTTGAAGGCAGATTGCATACGATTTGTCCGTGCTGCATTCTTTGGGAGGCACTTGTTAAATAAAGACTGTTTTCAGCCCTTGTGATACCAACGTAGCAAAGCCTTCTTTCTTCCTCAAGGTCGCTTAAATCTCCTGAAAACATGGAACGGTAGCTGGGAAATATGTTTTCTTCAAACCCTGCAATAAAAACAATAGGAAATTCAAGGCCTTTAGAGGAATGCAATGTCATTAGGGAAACATTTTCAGAAGAATCATCGAAACCGTCTATATCGGCAACAAGAGAAACCTCTTCCAAGAAAGCTGAAAGGGTTTTGTCTTCGGAACTTTCTTCAAACTCTCCTGCTTTATTCATAAGCTCTTCAATGTTTTCTATTCTTGAACGGGCTTCGTCTGTCCCTTCTGTTTCAAGCTCTTTTATATATCCTGTTTTTTCCATAACATATTCTATGACCTCGGAAACCATATTCACATAGGCGAAGCTTTTAAGCTCTTCCATCAGGTTTATGAATTCCTCTATTCTTTTGGCCCTGGTTCCAAGCTCTAAAAGACATTCGGGGTTCTTCATCGCATCAAAAAAGGACATTTCATTTTGGATGGCATATTCAGATATTTTATTTGCAGTGGTGTCGCCTATACCTCTTTTGGGGGTATTTATGATTCTTTTAAAAGCCACATCGTCAAAGGGATTATATATCGCCTTTAAATAAGCAAGCACGTCCTTTACCTCTTTACGGTCATAGAACCTTACCCCTCCGTATATTTTATAGGGTATATTGCTTTTTACAAGCATGTCCTCCACAGATCTTGAAAGGGAGTTCTGCCTGTATAAAACGGCCATATCATTATAGCTTCCGCCGGTGTTTTTGTGCTCTTCTATTTTTTCGCATATAAACTGAGCTTCTTCCAAATCATTGGAAGCCTTATAGAAATTAATATTCCTGCCTTCTTCGTTTTCCGTCCAAAGCACTTTATTTTTACGGCTTATATTATTATTGATTACAGCATTGGCTGCCGTAAGTATATTTTGAGTAGAGCGGTAGTTCTGTTCAAGCTTTATAACCGTGGCGTTTTTAAAATCTTTCTCAAAATCGAGAATATTAGAAATATCCGCCCCTCTCCAGCCGTAAATACTCTGGTCGTCATCCCCTACAACGCAGAGATTATGACTTTTAGACGATAGAAGCTTTATAAGGCTGTATTGAGCAAAGTTCGTGTCCTGATACTCGTCAACCATTATGTATTGGAACCTGTTTTGATATTTTTCCAATATGTCCGGCCTAGCTGTAAATAATTTCACCGTAAGAAATATAATATCGTCAAAATCAAGGGCATTATTTGACTTGAGCCTTTTCTGATAGAGACTGTAAACCTTTGATATTTGGCTTAGCCTGTAATCTGACTGGGACTTTCTTTCAAATTCCTCCGCCGTAACAAGCTTATCCTTTTCTCCACCTATAACTGCCTGAACAGATTTAGGCGGAAACTGCTTTTCATTTATATTGGCTTCCTTAATGCAATCTTTAATCAGTTTTAAAGAGTCGTCAGCGTCATATATCGTAAAGCTGTTGTCATAATTTATATGATGGATTTCTCTTCTTAATATTCTAACGCAGGTTGAATGAAACGTGCTTACCCATACGGCGTCGTTTCCCACAAGGGCATTTACTCTTTCCTTCATCTCTTTTGCAGCCTTATTGGTAAACGTTATAGCGAGAATATTATAAGGGCTTATGCCCTTTTCTATCATATATGCTATTCTGTGAGTTAAAACCCTTGTTTTTCCGCTTCCTGCACCTGCAAGAATCAGTAGGGGTCCCTCCGTATGCATCGCAGCAGTCCTTTGTACCGGATTAAGCTTATCGAGTAAGTTCATATAAAAGCTCTCCTTCTTATATCTATATAAATAAAATATTACTTAAGCTATTCAATATATTAACACCTATGATTTTCGTTGTAAAGCCAAGTTATACTCGAATAAAAGTGAAATAGTAGGATTATAAATTTGCTTTTCCTTGACTTTATGCCTTCTTGGAGCCTGTTCCTTACTGCGGAAGAAAAGCAAATTTACTACATGTTATAAAGATATATCCTGCCTTTTAGCAATTCAATCCATTCCTCTCTATAATTACCTGTGTACAACCTCACTTGTCTATAATATAATAGAGCATGAAGAAATAATAAGGCTTATTCTTTTAACTGACTATCATATTTTTCTTCGGGGGGATTACATTGAAAAGATTTAATCAAGAAATGATACAAAAACTTGAAAAAAAGATTGATAAGGTTTATTGTAATGCCTGCGGGCGTGAAATAAAAATGAATAAATACGGCTATTTTGACGATTATTTAACCGTGGAAAAAAGATGGAGCTACGGCTCCAGGTTTGATAATCAGGTTCACTCTTTTGATTTATGCCAGGATTGCTATAACATTCTTATAGAAAGCCTTCAGGTAAAGCCTGATATTGAAAACGAAATTAAATAAACTGCTGATTTTATTGATAATTTATAAAAGACATATTTTCTTTTTTAAAGAAAATATGTCTTTTTGTTTTTATTTTTTATGAATCCTATGCGTCTTAAAAAGAATAAACAGATTTATCAAATCTCGCTGTATGAAACCTGCATCATCTTTTTCTTGAATACACAGTAAAATCCAATGAAAAATAAGGCTGTTACGAACCATGACACAGGATAGCTTCCAATAATAGTCATCATATTTCTGTTTTTTGGAACAACGATTAAAATCCATAATATACGGCACATACACGTACCAATGAGAGTCAGCAGCATGGGTTTAACAGTCTCCCCTGTCCCTCTGATGGCCCCTGAAAGCACATCACCAAATACATAAAGAAAATATAACGGAGAAAGGAAGCGCATCAGCTTTCCGGTAATAGGTATAATGTCATAGTCTGCGGGGTTTATAAATAATTTTCCGATAGGCTCTGAAAAGAAAAACAAATTAGCGCTTATTATAAATACGATAGCTAA
This is a stretch of genomic DNA from Anaeropeptidivorans aminofermentans. It encodes these proteins:
- the xseB gene encoding exodeoxyribonuclease VII small subunit — encoded protein: MARKKLNFEDAFSRLEEIADLLDNDISIDESLKLYKEGIEISVFLDKELKTVKKEVLVLKEQADGLFKETPFDTEGEEDYE
- the xseA gene encoding exodeoxyribonuclease VII large subunit, encoding MEKSFFSVSQINSYIKSILEEDVILSELFIEGEISNFKRHSSGHLYFSLKDENASINCVMFKSSASRINFEMRNGLKVMVFGRISLYEKTGAYQLYAEIIQDYGKGELHIRFEALKNKLYSEGLFDEKYKKPIPPAPKTVALITSPTSAAVRDMIRMGRSINPGIELVIIPSLVQGAEAPYSLVNALDIANRWKKADIIIIGRGGGSIEDLWAFNEEIVARAIFNSKIPVISAVGHETDYTISDFVSDLRAPTPSAAISMSFPDRMSYINTLNYLYKKMDRAIIRKISHIEQEIKALNFKDYYYRLINKNNKDYDRLKGYNRRMSQKMLSNIKNSEEKLSHYASLMEKLSPLRLMSRGYAIAFKNDIPVNSVERLNPGDTIKLMFSDGYAKAFIESCLKNEER
- the nusB gene encoding transcription antitermination factor NusB; amino-acid sequence: MSRRTARKHAFSLVYQLEFYTDIEPDKILNEYGKDHELTDGDRAFIYQEISGVIQNINKIDIYITENLKGWKMDRLNTVDIAILRLAIYEILFAEDIPYSVSVNEAVELAKIYSSEEAPSFINGVLGSVVKSVGEV
- a CDS encoding Asp23/Gls24 family envelope stress response protein: MAEIRTEEHNDCIGQIQIADDVLATIAGTAAMEVAGVAAMAGNITDIAELLGKKNLSKGVKVEVEGNEVKFELNLYIRAGYKIHEVCTQVQERVKNAIETMTGLEVPEINISVTGLVAEKDKIVSKKDTKVTE
- the rbr gene encoding rubrerythrin, producing MKSLKGTKTAENLLKAFAGESQARNRYTFFASVADKEGYKQIRNIFIETADNEKEHAKRFYKLLVEGFKDELPANITINADYPVEFGDTAANLKAAADGENDEWSHLYPEFAKVAKEEGFNEVAVAFSKIADAETNHEKRFLKLLANIENGTVFKKDGKVFWKCGNCGYIHEGDAAPEICPACIHPKAHFELYVETF
- the pcrA gene encoding DNA helicase PcrA produces the protein MNLLDKLNPVQRTAAMHTEGPLLILAGAGSGKTRVLTHRIAYMIEKGISPYNILAITFTNKAAKEMKERVNALVGNDAVWVSTFHSTCVRILRREIHHINYDNSFTIYDADDSLKLIKDCIKEANINEKQFPPKSVQAVIGGEKDKLVTAEEFERKSQSDYRLSQISKVYSLYQKRLKSNNALDFDDIIFLTVKLFTARPDILEKYQNRFQYIMVDEYQDTNFAQYSLIKLLSSKSHNLCVVGDDDQSIYGWRGADISNILDFEKDFKNATVIKLEQNYRSTQNILTAANAVINNNISRKNKVLWTENEEGRNINFYKASNDLEEAQFICEKIEEHKNTGGSYNDMAVLYRQNSLSRSVEDMLVKSNIPYKIYGGVRFYDRKEVKDVLAYLKAIYNPFDDVAFKRIINTPKRGIGDTTANKISEYAIQNEMSFFDAMKNPECLLELGTRAKRIEEFINLMEELKSFAYVNMVSEVIEYVMEKTGYIKELETEGTDEARSRIENIEELMNKAGEFEESSEDKTLSAFLEEVSLVADIDGFDDSSENVSLMTLHSSKGLEFPIVFIAGFEENIFPSYRSMFSGDLSDLEEERRLCYVGITRAENSLYLTSASQRMQHGQIVCNLPSRFLKEIPINIIDRNMQESKSKFEASGNIGKTAPINAKENMKSSFGGKNYRENPIPAPKNITLDFEIGDKVKQMKYGVGTVKDIRPAGADYEVSIEFPGVGVKKFMAHFSNLKKA